The following proteins come from a genomic window of Cronobacter muytjensii ATCC 51329:
- the ycaR gene encoding protein YcaR, translating to MDHRLLEIIACPVCTGKLYFNQEKQELICKADRLAFPLRDGIPVLLENEARSLAAEETNP from the coding sequence ATGGATCATCGTTTACTCGAAATCATCGCCTGCCCGGTTTGCACCGGCAAGCTCTACTTTAATCAGGAAAAGCAGGAGCTTATCTGTAAAGCCGACCGTCTGGCTTTCCCGCTACGCGACGGTATTCCGGTTCTGCTGGAAAATGAAGCCCGCTCGCTTGCCGCAGAAGAGACCAACCCATGA
- a CDS encoding winged helix-turn-helix domain-containing protein → MSGVHLSLRAARHLHLAAQGLLKKPTRRARSADILATVARMSLLQIDTINIVARSPYLVLFSRLGAYPGHWLDDALARGELMEYWAHEACFLPRSDFPLFRHRMLNPENMGWKYRAGWMKEHAQEIGELMAFIERNGPVRSADFGHPRKGSSGWWEWKPHKKHLEGLFTSGQVMVVERRNFQRVYDLTTRVLPDWDDSLHLIDKAQAEAQMLARSARSLGIFRSAWLADYYRLRHVATGPLLQAWQEEGFVVPVEVETLGLMWLHHELVPLLEQAVAGKLSATHSAVLSPFDPIVWDRRRAEAFFNFSYRLECYTPAPKRKYGYFVLPLLHKGALVGRMDAKMHRQQQWLEVIALYGEEDVKFTPGVIAGLRQAISDFAAWQGAHRVVFRQLPGPLAQAWGEGWEIDPAPRTHVISSKD, encoded by the coding sequence ATGTCTGGAGTGCATCTTTCTTTACGCGCGGCGCGCCATCTCCATCTTGCCGCGCAGGGGCTTTTGAAAAAGCCGACGCGGCGCGCACGCTCTGCCGATATCCTCGCTACCGTTGCCCGCATGTCGCTACTGCAAATCGACACGATTAACATCGTGGCGCGCAGTCCGTATCTGGTGCTGTTCAGCCGTCTCGGCGCTTATCCGGGGCACTGGCTTGATGACGCCCTGGCGCGCGGCGAACTCATGGAGTACTGGGCGCATGAAGCCTGTTTCCTGCCGCGCAGCGATTTCCCGCTTTTCCGTCACCGTATGCTCAACCCTGAAAACATGGGCTGGAAATACCGTGCCGGCTGGATGAAAGAGCACGCGCAGGAGATAGGCGAACTGATGGCGTTTATCGAGCGCAACGGCCCGGTTCGTTCGGCGGATTTCGGGCATCCGCGCAAAGGCTCCAGCGGCTGGTGGGAATGGAAACCGCATAAAAAACACCTGGAAGGGCTTTTTACCTCGGGTCAGGTGATGGTGGTGGAGCGACGCAATTTCCAGCGCGTCTACGATCTCACCACCCGCGTACTGCCTGACTGGGACGACAGCCTGCATCTGATCGACAAAGCGCAGGCCGAGGCGCAGATGCTTGCCAGGAGCGCGCGCAGCCTCGGCATTTTCCGCAGTGCCTGGCTTGCCGATTACTACCGGCTGCGTCATGTCGCGACGGGGCCATTGCTACAGGCATGGCAGGAGGAGGGGTTCGTGGTGCCGGTGGAGGTCGAGACGCTCGGGCTGATGTGGCTGCATCATGAACTGGTGCCGCTGCTGGAACAGGCCGTGGCGGGCAAACTCAGCGCGACTCACAGCGCGGTGCTCTCGCCATTCGACCCGATCGTCTGGGACCGCCGACGCGCTGAGGCGTTCTTCAATTTTTCCTACCGTCTTGAATGTTATACCCCGGCGCCCAAACGTAAATATGGCTATTTCGTTCTGCCTCTGTTGCACAAGGGAGCGCTCGTCGGGCGCATGGACGCCAAAATGCACCGTCAGCAGCAGTGGCTTGAGGTGATTGCGCTTTATGGCGAAGAAGACGTGAAGTTTACGCCAGGTGTTATCGCTGGATTGCGCCAGGCTATCAGCGATTTCGCCGCCTGGCAGGGGGCCCACCGGGTGGTTTTCCGCCAGTTGCCCGGCCCGCTTGCGCAGGCGTGGGGCGAGGGCTGGGAAATTGACCCCGCGCCCCGGACGCATGTGATATCCTCAAAAGATTAA
- the lpxK gene encoding tetraacyldisaccharide 4'-kinase produces MIERIWSGRSPLWVLLLPLSWLYGLVSGAIRLSYRLGLRKAWRAPVPVVVVGNLTAGGNGKTPVVVWLVEQLQRRGVRAGVVSRGYGGKATHYPLVLNDATTPAEAGDEPVLIYQRTGAPVAVSANRAEAVQALLERAGPQMIITDDGLQHYALARDKEIVVVDGARRFGNGWWLPAGPMRERASRLKQVDAVITNGGEARSGEIAMQLTPGLAVNLRSGEKRPVESLNNVVAMAGIGHPPRFFATLEKCGLTLVKTVSLADHQALREADVLALLSDGQTLIMTEKDAVKCRAFAHEDWWYLPVEAVLSQPQADQLLKDILALVR; encoded by the coding sequence ATGATTGAGCGCATCTGGTCCGGCCGTTCGCCGTTATGGGTCTTGCTGCTGCCGCTCTCCTGGCTCTATGGCCTGGTGAGCGGCGCTATCCGCCTGAGTTATCGCTTAGGGTTGCGTAAAGCCTGGCGCGCGCCGGTGCCGGTAGTGGTGGTGGGCAACCTGACCGCAGGCGGCAATGGCAAAACGCCGGTTGTAGTCTGGCTGGTTGAGCAACTACAGCGGCGGGGCGTGCGTGCAGGCGTTGTCTCCCGTGGCTACGGCGGTAAGGCGACGCATTATCCGCTGGTGCTTAACGATGCCACCACGCCTGCGGAAGCTGGCGACGAGCCGGTGCTGATTTATCAGCGTACCGGCGCGCCTGTGGCGGTATCCGCAAACCGCGCAGAAGCGGTGCAGGCGCTCCTCGAACGCGCGGGCCCGCAAATGATCATCACCGATGACGGCCTTCAGCATTACGCGCTGGCGCGCGACAAAGAAATTGTCGTTGTCGATGGCGCACGCCGTTTCGGCAATGGCTGGTGGCTCCCCGCCGGGCCGATGCGCGAACGCGCTTCTCGCCTTAAACAGGTCGATGCCGTTATTACCAACGGCGGCGAAGCCCGGAGCGGCGAAATTGCAATGCAGCTTACTCCAGGCCTGGCGGTGAATCTGCGTAGTGGTGAAAAGCGCCCGGTTGAAAGCCTTAACAACGTCGTCGCGATGGCAGGAATCGGCCATCCGCCGCGCTTTTTCGCCACGCTTGAGAAATGCGGCCTGACGCTGGTGAAAACGGTAAGCCTCGCCGACCATCAGGCGCTGCGCGAAGCCGACGTCCTGGCGCTGTTGAGTGACGGGCAGACGCTCATCATGACTGAAAAAGACGCCGTAAAATGCCGCGCTTTCGCCCATGAGGACTGGTGGTATTTGCCGGTGGAAGCGGTGCTGTCGCAGCCGCAGGCCGATCAATTATTGAAGGATATCCTCGCGCTGGTGCGTTAA